A segment of the Irregularibacter muris genome:
AATTGTAAATCATAGGCATTATTCTCATAAATATCGAAGATAATGAGTTTTTGGGGACCAAAGGTGGCAATTTGTCGACAAAGTTCTGAACCTATAGATCCACCACCTCCGGTAACCAATACCACTTTTCCCTTGATATAATCATTAATTTCTTTGTTATTTAAGGTTATGGGGTCTCTTCCCAATAAGTCCTCTATCTCTACATCTCTGATATTTTTTATATCTACCTTTCCATCGATAAGTTCATATACTCCTGGAAGAGTTTTTAATTTGCACCCTGTTTGGTTACATAACTCTATGATTTCCTTTATCCTTTTTCGATTGGCAGAAGGTAATGCAATAATGATTTCTTCCACATCATACTTTTTCACTGCTTCCATCAATTTGTCTTTTCCACCCACTACTGGTACACCATTGATCCTTCTTCGAAATTTTGCGGGATCATCATCAATCATAGCCACAATATTGGTATCTAATTCCCGATGGGTCTCCAATTCTTTAATGACGATAGAGCCTGCATCTCCAGCTCCATAAACTAAAACATTTTTTCTCTGGGAGGCATATTTATAAACCTTAAATTTTAATCTTCTTAAAATCCGATAGGCAAAGCGGCTTCCTCCAATGAAAAAAATGTTTAGCATCCAAATAATGGTATGTATTTGTATTAGAGAGTGATAGCTTCCAAGACGGGCAAAAAAATAACTGCCTATGCTTCCTAGGGTAACAGCCATCACTACATTAAGCAATTCATCAATACTAGCATATCTCCAAAGGCTAGAATATAGTCCTGAAAGATAATAGATGATAATTCTTATGGCAATAGTAAAAATGGCAATGGGCAGGTAATTTAAAAATTGAGTTTTAAATTGTTCCACTGGCAAGATTAAAAGTAGAGATAATACAACAGAAAGATTAACAAAAAAAATATCAGACAGGATTAATATAGATTTGCGTTTTACAGATTTCATCGCTTTTCCCCCTTTAGTAATTATTTTGCCTTTGCCTTTCCCCAAATTCAAAAGCAAAATACTAAAAGAAGCCGGTTGCACTACTGGCTCCCTACATTCCAAGTGCCCAAATATAGAATATAGTTCATTACCTCATCTTTATCATAAGGCCTGGGGACCTTTAGTTATGTCATATATACTAAAAAAAGAAAAATCTTTTCTTTTTTCTGACTAAAACAGGTTTCCCTGGAGTAACTATTTCATTGGCTAAAATTTGCTTAGGATATTCTTCTAAAATTAACTTACATTGTTCAAGTGTTAATATTTCTTTAATGGTATTTATAGCTTCCTTTATTTCAGGTGATCTTCTGCCCGATGTATGGGCGTCAGTCCCTAGAAGATGGACCATATTGTGCTTTAGAAGAATTCCAGCTGTTTCTTGAGAAGCTTGTCCTAAGATACCCATTAAGCTCCCTGTGTTTATTTGGGTAAGGACACCCTTCTCTATCCATTTAGCAACAATGTTTTGATTATTCTGAATTTTCCTGTTGCGTTCTGGGTGCGCCAGGATAGGAAGTAGTCCTCTTACTTCTATTTCAAAGAATAGATCATCTATATCGTCAGGGATATTATGCATAGGTAGTTCTATTAGGATATACCTTGTGTCATTTATGGTTAAGATTTGTCCTTGATCTATTCTTTTTAAAATTTCCCAGTCTGCAAAGACTTCCATTCCCGGTAAAATTTTTATGGGTATATTTTCTCGTTTTAAAGCTTCATTGATTTTTTTTATACTCTCTAAAATTTCATCTTTATGTACTTCGTGATCAAAGGGAATATAGTGGGGTGTAGCCACCATCGTATGTATTCCTTCTTGTACAGCTATCTTTGCCATTTTTATGGTTTCATTACTGTCCTTAGCTCCATCATCTATATTAGGCAAAATATGACTATGAAAATCCCACATTTAGGCCCACTCCATTTTCTTATCTTTACGCCTCTTTTTCCTGTTACCCTTTTGGGGTACAGGACTTGTCCCATAATCATAGTAGTAATATTGTTCACTATCTACCTTTATTTTGTTTAAAACTACTCCTAAGATATTGGCATGGACTTTCTCTAGATTTTCCTTTGCTTTTTTCGCAATATCGATGGGAGTATTGCCTGCCGATACCACCAAAATGGTCCCATCTACTAGGGTAGAAAGCAAAGATCCATCGGTAACCGCCACCACTGGAGGGGTATCTAAGATGACATAGTCATACTGCTCTCTAACTTCCTTTAATAAGTCTTTCATTCTTTGGGAATGAAGCAATTCTGCTGGGTTGGGCGGGGTAGGTCCTGCTGTAATCACTTGTAATCCCTTTATATCTGTAGCCAAGAGGACTTTATCTTGAGTAGTCATCCCCGCTAGTACATTGGTTAATCCCTCTTGATTGGATATCCGCAGATATTTATGTATAGTTGACTTTCTCAAATCACAGTCTATGAGGAGTACCCTTTTCTCTGCTTGAGCCAAGGTAATGGCCATATTGATAGAACTGGTGCTTTTACCATCTCCTGGTGCTGCACTGGTCACTACAATGGTTTTTAGCTTTCCTGCACTGGAAAACTGTAAATTTGTTCTTAATATTCTATAGGCTTCTGCCTGAACAGATTTTGGGTTTTGTATGGTAAATAAATTATTGACTTTCATGGTTATCCTCCACTTTCTATTCTTGAGTCTGAGGTATGGATCCTAGCACTGGTAAATCTAAATACTTAGCCACATCCTCTGGAGTTTTCATGGTGTTATCTAAGTATTCTTTAATGAATATAATGAACACACTTACCATAAACCCTAATATCGCTGCAATAGCTACATTTAGCTTTTTATTGGGCTTAATAGGATGTACAGGGGGTGTAGCTTCTTCAATAATACTAACATTGTCCACATTCATAATGTCTTGAATTCGATGTCTAAAGACAACCCCTATACCATTAGCAATCTTTGTTGCTTGTAGAGGATATCTATCTGTTACCTTTATTTGAATCAGTTCAGTATCTCCCACAGGATTTACCGATACCTTCTCTGACAATTCTTCCACAGTCAAATCTAGATTTTCATTGGTGATGACTTGTTGTAAAATAATCTTTTTCTTAATGATCTCCCCATAGGTTTTAACTAGTTTTTGGGACAACAGTACATCTTGATAATCCACTTGGGCATCATAACCCTGAGCCTTCCCCACTAGCATAGTGGTAGATGCTTCATAAACAGGGGCCATAATAAAAAAACTGATCACTCCACTAATAACAATAGATAGAACTGTTATTAGGGCTATGATCTTCCACCCTTTTTTGAGCATATTAAACATTTCTCGCAAATCTATTTCTTCTTGAAAATCCATGATGTCCTCCTCTTATGTAAACTTCCGCAAAACACTTTTCCATTTCTTAGGAAGATTATGTGTATTTATAGCAGTTAAATTATACCAAATTATTGTGTTTTTTTCAATTTTTTTATTTTACATAATACGACACCAACCGACAACGCGTATAAATATTCATCATAGTCACTCTCTATTTAT
Coding sequences within it:
- a CDS encoding polysaccharide biosynthesis protein, which encodes MKSVKRKSILILSDIFFVNLSVVLSLLLILPVEQFKTQFLNYLPIAIFTIAIRIIIYYLSGLYSSLWRYASIDELLNVVMAVTLGSIGSYFFARLGSYHSLIQIHTIIWMLNIFFIGGSRFAYRILRRLKFKVYKYASQRKNVLVYGAGDAGSIVIKELETHRELDTNIVAMIDDDPAKFRRRINGVPVVGGKDKLMEAVKKYDVEEIIIALPSANRKRIKEIIELCNQTGCKLKTLPGVYELIDGKVDIKNIRDVEIEDLLGRDPITLNNKEINDYIKGKVVLVTGGGGSIGSELCRQIATFGPQKLIIFDIYENNAYDLQLELKKKYPNLDLSVLIGSVRDKARVNNIFEIYKPHVVFHAAAHKHVPLMEDSPAEAIKNNVFGTINVAEAANQYKSNKFVLISTDKAVNPTNIMGTTKRIAEITIQIMNKQSDTEYVAVRFGNVLGSNGSVIPVFRKQIAAGGPVTVTHPDIIRYFMTIPEASQLVLQAGGMARGGEIFILDMGDPVKIVDLARDLIRLSGFIPDEDIKIEFTGLRPGEKLYEELLTAEEGLVATKHAKILISQPISHNAIEFMKELEKLKGVLSKSGEEIAQVMKEIVPSFSRVG
- a CDS encoding tyrosine-protein phosphatase is translated as MWDFHSHILPNIDDGAKDSNETIKMAKIAVQEGIHTMVATPHYIPFDHEVHKDEILESIKKINEALKRENIPIKILPGMEVFADWEILKRIDQGQILTINDTRYILIELPMHNIPDDIDDLFFEIEVRGLLPILAHPERNRKIQNNQNIVAKWIEKGVLTQINTGSLMGILGQASQETAGILLKHNMVHLLGTDAHTSGRRSPEIKEAINTIKEILTLEQCKLILEEYPKQILANEIVTPGKPVLVRKKKRFFFF
- a CDS encoding CpsD/CapB family tyrosine-protein kinase — encoded protein: MKVNNLFTIQNPKSVQAEAYRILRTNLQFSSAGKLKTIVVTSAAPGDGKSTSSINMAITLAQAEKRVLLIDCDLRKSTIHKYLRISNQEGLTNVLAGMTTQDKVLLATDIKGLQVITAGPTPPNPAELLHSQRMKDLLKEVREQYDYVILDTPPVVAVTDGSLLSTLVDGTILVVSAGNTPIDIAKKAKENLEKVHANILGVVLNKIKVDSEQYYYYDYGTSPVPQKGNRKKRRKDKKMEWA
- a CDS encoding YveK family protein yields the protein MDFQEEIDLREMFNMLKKGWKIIALITVLSIVISGVISFFIMAPVYEASTTMLVGKAQGYDAQVDYQDVLLSQKLVKTYGEIIKKKIILQQVITNENLDLTVEELSEKVSVNPVGDTELIQIKVTDRYPLQATKIANGIGVVFRHRIQDIMNVDNVSIIEEATPPVHPIKPNKKLNVAIAAILGFMVSVFIIFIKEYLDNTMKTPEDVAKYLDLPVLGSIPQTQE